The Synchiropus splendidus isolate RoL2022-P1 chromosome 1, RoL_Sspl_1.0, whole genome shotgun sequence genome includes a window with the following:
- the LOC128752271 gene encoding ribonuclease inhibitor-like, producing MCHIPIFCWITATVLEDMLKSRETRELPKTLTEMYIHFLVVQAKVKKLKYHGGAGTNPVWDPESRKMMESLGKLAFEQLQRGNLIFYESDLTECGIDITAAALYSGVFTQIFREERGLYQDKVFCFIHLSLQEFLAALHVHLKCFNSGVNLLDLQQTSKLAKIFGHHIKQFYQTAINEAVESPNGHLDLFLRFLLGLSLQTSQRLLPGLLTQTGSSSWTHQDTAELIKKKIRERVSPERTINLFHCLSEVKDTSLVEQLQQQLRSGALSSRKLSRDQCSTLAFILLSSEEDLDVFDLRKYSASEEALERLLLVVQASKKVLVSNCGLSERSGSLLSSVLSSPSSSLTQLDLSGNWGLKDAGVELLSAGLKSPHCHLETLRLSCCGLSERSGSLLSSVLSSPSSSLTQLDLSHNWFLEDAGVELLSAGLKSPHCHLETLSLSDCLLSERSGSLLSSVLSSPSSSLTQLDLSWNWDLKDAGVELLSAGLKSPHCHLETLSLSNCGLSERSGSLLSSVLSSPSSSLTQLDLSWSNLKDAGVELLSAGLKSPHCHLETLSLSYCGLPERSGALLSSVLSSPSSSLTQLDLSYNRDLKNAGVELLSAGLKSPHCHLETLSLSCCGLSERSGSLLSSVLSSPSSSLTQLDLSYNRDLKDAGVELLSAGLKSPHCHLETLSLSNCLLSERSGSLLSSVLSSPSSSLTQLHLSKNLGLKDAGVELLSAGLKSPHCHLETLSLSGCMISERGCASLASALTSNPSHLRELDLSSNHPEGPGLELLSAGLRSPDWRLETLRLDDCGPGWL from the exons atgtgtcacatccccatcttctgctggatcactgccacagttctggaggacatgttgaagagcagagagaccagagagctgcccaagaccctgactgagatgtacatccacttcctggtggttcaggccaaagtcaaaaagctcaagtaccatggaggagctgggaccaacccagtttgggatcctgagagcaggaagatgatggagtctctgggaaaactggcttttgagcagctgcagagaggaaacttgatcttctatgaatcagacctcacagagtgtggcatcgacatcacagctgctgcactttactcaggagtcttcacacagatcttcagagaggagagaggactgtaccaggacaaggtcttctgcttcatccacctgagtctccaggagtttctggctgctcttcacgtCCACCTGAAGTgcttcaactctggagtcaacCTGCTTGACTTGCAGCAAACATCCAAACTGGCAAAAATCTTCGGACATCACATAAAACAGTTCTACCAGACAGCcataaatgaagctgtagaaagtccaaatggacatctggacctgttcctgcgcttccttctgggtctttctctgcagaccagccagaggctccttccaggtttgttgacacagacaggaagtagctcctggacccatcaggacacagcagagctcatcaagaagaagataagggagagagtgtctccagagagaaccatcaatctgttccactgtctgagtgaagtgaaggacacttctctagtggagcagctccaacagcagctgagatcaggagctCTCTCCTCTCGTAAACTGTCTCGGGATCAAtgctccaccctggccttcatcttactgtcctcagaagaagatctggacgtgtttgacctgaggaaatactctgcttcagaggaggctcttgagaggctgctgctggtggtccaagcttcaaagaAAGTCCT agtgagcaactgtggactgtcagagagaagtggttcccttctgtcctcagtcctcagctctccgtcctctagtctgacacaactggacctgagtgggAACTGGggcctgaaggatgcaggagtggagctgctgtctgctggactgaagagtccacactgtcacctggagactctcag actgagctgctgtggactgtcagagagaagtggttcccttctgtcctcagtcctcagctctccgtcctctagtctcacacaactggacctgagtcatAACTGGTTCCtggaggatgcaggagtggagctgctgtctgctggactgaagagtccacactgtcacctggagactctcag cctgagcgaCTGTctactgtcagagagaagtggttcccttctgtcctcagtcctcagctctccgtcctctagtctgacacaactggacctgagctggaACTGGGActtgaaggatgcaggagtggagctgctgtctgctggactgaagagtccacactgtcacctggagactctcag cctgagcaactgtggactgtcagagagaagtggttcccttctgtcctcagtcctcagctctccgtcctctagtctgacacaactggacctgagctggagcaacctgaaggatgcaggagtggagctgctgtctgctggactgaagagtccacactgtcacctggagactctcag cctgagctactgtggactgccagagagaagtggtgcccttctgtcctcagtcctcagctctccgtcctctagtctgacacaactggacctgagctacaacagggacctgaagaatgcaggagtggagctgctgtctgctggactgaagagtccacactgtcacctggagactctcag cctgagctgctgtggactgtcagagagaagtggttcccttctgtcctcagtcctcagctctccgtcctctagtctgacacaactggacctgagctacaacagggacctgaaggatgcaggagtggagctgctgtctgctggactgaagagtccacactgtcacctggagactctcag cctgagcaactgtctactgtcagagagaagtggttcccttctgtcctcagtcctcagctctccgtcctctagtctgacacaactgcacctgagtAAGAACTTGggcctgaaggatgcaggagtggagctgctgtctgctggactgaagagtccacactgtcacctggagactctcag tctgtcagggtgcatgatctcagagagaggctgtgcttctctggcctcagctctgacctctaacccctcccacctgagagagctggacctgagctccaacCATCCagaaggaccaggactggagctgctgtctgctggactgaggagtccagactggaggctggagactctcag gctggacgaCTGTGGACCAGGGTGGTTATAG